A region from the Acidobacteriota bacterium genome encodes:
- a CDS encoding NIPSNAP family protein, whose protein sequence is MTRRDFLATTAPAAAVTLSGGAAARSIAPARQLYELRRYRVRVGHMRDTTRAYLQEVLLPALGRLGLGPIGLFDVTTGEPPTAVVLIPHASAESAVSTATRLAGDSAYVAAAAPFLNAPADRPAFDRVESALLLAFSGMPQLQVPDVARPRLFEIRRYEAPGETAGLKKIEMFDTGGELEIFRKVGFRPVFFGQTLYGVRLPQFEYMLAYDNMADRETRWTAFRNDPDWKVLSQKEEYKDARIMSGATSTYLVPMPASQI, encoded by the coding sequence ATGACCAGACGCGATTTCCTCGCCACCACCGCGCCCGCTGCCGCCGTCACCCTGTCTGGCGGTGCCGCCGCCCGATCGATCGCGCCCGCTCGCCAGTTGTACGAACTGCGCCGCTACCGCGTGCGCGTGGGTCACATGCGCGACACGACGCGCGCGTACCTGCAGGAGGTGCTGCTGCCCGCGCTCGGACGCCTCGGCCTCGGCCCCATCGGGCTCTTCGACGTGACCACCGGCGAACCACCCACCGCCGTCGTCCTCATCCCGCACGCGTCGGCGGAGTCGGCCGTGTCGACGGCCACACGCCTGGCCGGCGATTCCGCGTACGTCGCCGCCGCGGCGCCGTTCCTGAACGCTCCCGCCGATCGTCCCGCGTTCGACAGAGTGGAGAGTGCGCTGCTGCTGGCGTTCAGCGGCATGCCACAGTTGCAGGTGCCCGATGTCGCCAGGCCGCGCCTCTTCGAGATTCGCCGCTATGAAGCGCCGGGCGAGACAGCCGGGTTGAAGAAGATCGAGATGTTCGACACGGGCGGCGAGCTCGAGATCTTCAGGAAGGTCGGCTTCAGGCCCGTGTTCTTCGGCCAGACGCTCTACGGCGTGCGCCTGCCGCAGTTCGAGTACATGCTCGCCTACGACAACATGGCCGATCGCGAAACGCGCTGGACCGCGTTCCGCAACGACCCCGACTGGAAGGTGCTCTCGCAGAAGGAGGAGTACAAGGACGCGCGCATCATGTCGGGCGCCACGTCCACGTACCTGGTGCCGATGCCGGCGTCGCAAATCTGA
- a CDS encoding sugar ABC transporter ATP-binding protein: MLILSEIRKHFGATRALDGVTLEVRPGRVHALVGENGAGKSTLMNVLAGGLSPDGGEMTMEGRAYRPSGPLEAREAGVALIHQELSLCDHLTVAENILLGREPRRGGRYDRRAATAEAARVLEPFHHPELHPDRTVADLPIAARQVVEICRAVSADARVVLMDEPTSSLPREDVDRLFALIGRLRANGVAVVYISHFLEEVRALADDITVLRDGRTVWTGTADAVTDAQIIGHMVGRDVTDLFPSRRQQPTDAVRLDVSSVTVDGRVTDASLRVRAGEVLGIAGLVGAGRTELLRGIMGLDQQRAVRGSLTVNGRDVPLDARTPWTRLAAGLGYLSEDRKGEGLTLPMSLADNVTCTRYGSVSRRGVIDGTRQRDAAQRWLDRLRVKARTPLQAIRTLSGGNQQKVALGRLLHQDADVWLLDEPTRGVDVGSKVHLYDAIAEAADAGCAVVIVSSYLPELFGLCDAIAVMSRGRLTPARPRAEWTPESVMAAAIGEA; the protein is encoded by the coding sequence ATGCTGATTCTCTCCGAGATCAGGAAGCACTTCGGGGCCACGCGGGCGCTGGACGGCGTGACGCTCGAGGTGCGGCCCGGACGGGTGCATGCGCTCGTTGGGGAGAACGGGGCCGGCAAGAGCACGCTCATGAACGTGCTGGCCGGTGGGCTCTCACCCGATGGCGGCGAGATGACGATGGAGGGGCGGGCGTATCGGCCGTCGGGCCCGCTCGAAGCGCGCGAGGCAGGCGTGGCGCTGATCCATCAGGAGCTGTCGCTGTGCGACCACCTCACCGTGGCGGAGAACATCCTGCTCGGGCGCGAGCCGCGACGTGGTGGTCGCTACGACAGACGAGCCGCGACGGCCGAAGCCGCGCGCGTGCTCGAGCCGTTCCACCATCCCGAACTGCACCCGGATCGCACCGTGGCCGATCTGCCCATCGCGGCGCGGCAGGTGGTGGAGATCTGCCGCGCGGTGTCGGCAGACGCCCGCGTGGTGTTGATGGATGAACCCACGAGCAGCCTGCCGCGCGAGGACGTGGATCGACTCTTCGCGTTGATCGGCCGCCTGCGCGCGAATGGCGTGGCCGTGGTCTACATCAGCCACTTTCTCGAAGAGGTGCGCGCGCTCGCCGACGACATCACGGTGCTGCGCGACGGCCGCACCGTGTGGACCGGCACGGCAGACGCGGTGACCGACGCGCAGATCATCGGGCACATGGTGGGGCGCGACGTCACGGACCTGTTCCCCTCGCGCCGGCAGCAACCGACCGACGCCGTGCGCCTCGACGTCAGCAGCGTCACCGTGGACGGTCGCGTCACTGACGCGTCGCTGCGCGTGCGGGCTGGTGAAGTGCTCGGCATCGCGGGGCTCGTGGGCGCGGGGCGGACCGAGCTCCTGCGCGGCATCATGGGGCTCGACCAGCAGCGTGCCGTGCGCGGCAGTCTGACAGTCAACGGTCGTGACGTGCCGCTCGACGCGCGGACGCCATGGACGCGCCTTGCCGCGGGTCTGGGATACCTCAGCGAAGACCGCAAGGGTGAGGGCCTGACGCTGCCGATGTCGCTGGCCGACAACGTCACGTGTACCCGCTACGGCAGCGTGAGCCGGCGTGGCGTGATCGACGGTACGCGCCAGCGCGATGCGGCGCAGCGCTGGCTCGATCGCCTCCGTGTGAAGGCGCGTACGCCGCTGCAGGCGATCCGCACGCTGTCGGGGGGCAACCAGCAGAAGGTCGCGCTCGGCCGCCTGCTGCACCAGGACGCGGACGTGTGGCTGCTCGACGAACCCACGCGCGGCGTCGACGTGGGCAGCAAGGTGCATCTCTACGACGCGATCGCCGAGGCCGCCGACGCGGGCTGCGCGGTGGTCATCGTCAGCTCGTACCTGCCGGAGTTGTTCGGCCTGTGTGACGCGATTGCCGTGATGAGCCGCGGGCGCCTCACGCCCGCGCGTCCGCGCGCCGAATGGACGCCTGAATCGGTGATGGCCGCGGCGATCGGAGAAGCGTGA
- a CDS encoding substrate-binding domain-containing protein — MPRFAFLLCLSVCVAACGGTPSSESGAPKTLRFAVIPKALDIPVFNYARIGAERKAKELGNIEVLWRGPESADQLRQREVLESFISQRVDGIAISCTNGDFLAPIIDKAIAAGIPVITWDADAPTSKRIAYYGVDDFKAGQRLATEAVAALGGKGRVALMTSLGAYNLQRRLDGVNDILEQHPGITIVETFDVKEDIVRAGEVIATATNRYPDLDAWITVGGWPVMTRNALAPVDTARTRVFSFDTIPPAPELLKAGKVHTLVGQKYFGWGSEAVRILAEIKAGRMPQQAIIDSGIDVVNRANVDEYLVEWHRLEQGQ; from the coding sequence ATGCCACGGTTCGCGTTCCTCCTGTGCCTGAGTGTGTGCGTGGCTGCATGTGGCGGCACGCCGTCGTCGGAGTCTGGCGCACCGAAGACGCTGCGCTTTGCGGTCATCCCGAAGGCGCTCGACATTCCCGTGTTCAACTACGCCCGCATCGGGGCGGAGCGCAAGGCGAAGGAACTCGGCAACATCGAGGTGCTCTGGCGCGGACCCGAGTCGGCCGATCAACTCCGCCAGCGTGAGGTGCTCGAGTCGTTCATCTCGCAGCGTGTGGACGGCATCGCCATCTCCTGCACCAACGGCGACTTTCTCGCGCCGATCATCGACAAGGCCATCGCTGCCGGCATCCCGGTGATCACGTGGGATGCCGATGCCCCGACATCGAAGCGCATCGCCTACTACGGCGTCGACGACTTCAAGGCCGGGCAGCGCCTCGCTACCGAAGCGGTTGCCGCGCTCGGCGGCAAGGGCAGGGTCGCGTTGATGACGAGCCTCGGCGCGTACAACCTCCAGCGACGCCTCGATGGCGTCAACGACATCCTCGAGCAGCATCCCGGCATCACCATCGTCGAGACGTTCGACGTGAAGGAAGACATCGTGCGCGCGGGTGAGGTGATCGCCACGGCCACCAACAGGTATCCCGACCTCGATGCGTGGATCACTGTGGGCGGCTGGCCGGTCATGACGCGCAACGCGCTCGCGCCCGTCGACACGGCGCGCACGCGCGTCTTCAGCTTCGACACGATTCCACCGGCGCCCGAACTGCTCAAGGCGGGGAAGGTCCACACCCTCGTCGGCCAGAAGTACTTCGGCTGGGGCAGTGAGGCCGTGCGGATCCTGGCCGAGATCAAGGCCGGCCGCATGCCCCAACAGGCCATCATCGACTCGGGCATCGACGTGGTGAACCGTGCCAACGTCGACGAGTACCTCGTCGAGTGGCACAGGCTGGAGCAGGGGCAGTAG
- a CDS encoding ABC transporter permease, translating to MNETLRQRLSALAPVLGLVFVIAVFAVMSDDPEQYLSPRNLRIVFAQTIIVALGAIGMTFIIISGGIDLAVGSTIALAGVVTALGLREGYPPLVAVLGGVVTGGVVGVVNGLAITRLKVLPFIATLGMLGVARGVAKWLGNQQTVNAPATWVNELAVTFPSPSWLLVAPGVWISLLLAVLATFLLQRTVFGRRVFALGSNEAAARACGVPTDRLKVWVYGLAGLLFGLSGVMQMSRLRQGDPTVAIGTELDVIAAVVIGGGSLAGGEGSIWGSLIGALVMAFLRNGSQQMGWPNYVQEIIIGVIIVLAVAADRARRARG from the coding sequence ATGAACGAGACGCTTCGGCAACGGTTGTCGGCGTTGGCGCCGGTGCTGGGACTGGTGTTCGTGATCGCCGTGTTCGCGGTGATGAGCGACGATCCCGAGCAGTACCTCTCGCCACGCAATCTCCGCATCGTCTTCGCGCAGACGATCATCGTCGCGCTCGGCGCGATCGGGATGACGTTCATCATCATCAGCGGCGGCATCGACCTCGCCGTCGGATCGACGATCGCGCTGGCGGGCGTCGTGACGGCGCTCGGACTGCGTGAGGGATATCCGCCGCTCGTCGCCGTGCTCGGTGGTGTCGTGACGGGCGGCGTGGTGGGCGTGGTGAACGGCCTCGCGATCACGCGCCTGAAGGTGCTGCCCTTCATTGCCACCCTGGGCATGCTGGGCGTGGCGCGCGGCGTGGCCAAGTGGCTGGGGAACCAGCAGACGGTGAACGCGCCGGCGACGTGGGTGAACGAACTGGCCGTGACGTTCCCGAGTCCGTCATGGCTGCTCGTGGCGCCCGGCGTGTGGATCTCGCTGCTGCTCGCCGTGCTCGCGACGTTCCTGCTGCAGCGCACGGTGTTCGGCAGGCGCGTGTTCGCGCTCGGCAGCAACGAGGCCGCGGCACGCGCGTGCGGCGTGCCGACGGACAGACTCAAGGTGTGGGTCTACGGCCTCGCAGGACTGCTCTTCGGGCTCTCCGGCGTGATGCAGATGTCGCGCCTGCGCCAGGGCGATCCGACGGTGGCGATCGGCACCGAACTCGACGTGATCGCCGCCGTCGTCATCGGCGGTGGCAGCCTTGCCGGTGGCGAGGGCAGCATCTGGGGATCCCTCATCGGCGCGCTCGTGATGGCGTTCCTGCGCAACGGCAGCCAGCAGATGGGCTGGCCGAACTACGTGCAGGAAATCATCATCGGCGTGATCATCGTCCTCGCCGTCGCCGCCGACCGCGCCCGCCGCGCCAGGGGTTGA
- a CDS encoding alcohol dehydrogenase catalytic domain-containing protein, with amino-acid sequence MNAVVLTAPGVMAVRDIADPEIGPRDVLVRVTGVGLCGTDFHIFEGHANYHTDRLGRPIPFEEAPLVLGHEIAGVVEACGAEVRDLAAGDAVVLDQGRNCLSVGDGTRCEYCASGDSHQCEAYGEHGITGLQGGLADLIVMPAVNVVRRGHQLPADQAALTEPLACIIHAHAMMERFTPVARYRLRTSDADARIRTAFIAGAGPAGLLFLQHLRHVTGFDGRIVVSEPNPARQALARHYGADDVIDPVRDDVVDATLTLTGGRRVEYLIDASGSAAIFRQMPGLVRKQATVLLYAHGQSGADIGVLNTLMFREPLLVSPVGASGGFDPDGRPSVYRQSLELLESGTIDVSRIVTHRYTSLDSIPHAFAGDDRRSAAYVKGVYVPATGNRQPATGSSDCTKT; translated from the coding sequence GTGAACGCCGTCGTCCTGACAGCGCCCGGCGTCATGGCCGTGCGCGACATCGCCGATCCGGAGATCGGCCCGCGCGACGTCCTCGTCAGGGTGACGGGCGTCGGGCTGTGCGGCACCGACTTCCACATCTTCGAAGGGCACGCCAACTACCACACCGATCGCCTCGGACGGCCCATTCCATTCGAAGAGGCGCCGCTGGTACTCGGCCACGAGATCGCCGGCGTGGTCGAGGCCTGCGGTGCGGAGGTGCGCGATCTCGCGGCAGGCGACGCCGTGGTGCTCGATCAGGGGCGCAACTGCCTCAGCGTCGGCGATGGCACGCGCTGCGAATACTGCGCGAGCGGCGACTCGCACCAGTGCGAGGCCTATGGCGAGCACGGCATCACGGGACTGCAGGGCGGCCTGGCTGACCTGATCGTGATGCCGGCCGTCAATGTCGTTCGTCGTGGCCATCAGTTGCCTGCCGATCAGGCGGCGCTCACCGAGCCGCTCGCGTGCATCATCCACGCACACGCGATGATGGAGCGATTCACGCCCGTCGCTCGCTACCGGTTGCGGACATCCGACGCCGATGCGCGCATCAGGACCGCGTTCATCGCCGGCGCCGGGCCGGCCGGACTGCTGTTCCTGCAGCACCTGCGACACGTGACGGGGTTCGACGGACGCATCGTGGTGAGCGAACCGAACCCGGCACGGCAGGCACTGGCACGGCACTACGGCGCGGACGATGTGATCGATCCGGTGCGCGACGATGTGGTGGACGCGACACTCACGCTGACGGGCGGACGGCGCGTGGAGTACCTCATCGACGCGTCGGGCAGCGCGGCCATCTTCCGCCAGATGCCGGGGCTGGTCCGCAAGCAGGCGACGGTGCTGCTGTACGCGCACGGCCAGTCCGGCGCCGACATCGGCGTCCTCAACACGCTGATGTTCCGCGAGCCGCTCCTGGTGTCGCCCGTGGGGGCATCGGGCGGATTCGACCCCGATGGGCGCCCGTCGGTGTATCGTCAGTCGCTCGAATTGCTGGAGTCAGGAACGATCGACGTGAGCCGGATCGTCACGCACCGCTACACGTCGCTCGACTCCATCCCGCACGCCTTCGCCGGCGACGACAGACGGTCGGCGGCGTATGTGAAAGGTGTATACGTGCCGGCAACGGGCAATCGGCAACCGGCAACCGGATCGTCCGACTGCACCAAGACGTAA
- a CDS encoding substrate-binding domain-containing protein, which yields MRMQPVWMSLILAVTMAACGGGSGPASDADKSGAGTAGYHVAVIPKGTTHEFWNSIHAGAVKAQRELASRGVAVRLTWKGPIREDDREQQIQVVEGFLSQGVSGVVLAPLDASALVRPVQEAKRAGIPTVVIDSALASDDAVSFVATDNEKGGALAADRLGALLQGKGRVLVLRYQEGSASTEARERGFLDRLRAQYPGITLVSSDQYAGPTRDTAKRASENLLNRFGNQIDGVFTPNESSTAGMLLALQDVGKAGQIRFVGFDSSEAFVTAMRARQLDGVVLQNPFEMGYQGVLTMVAHLQGNTIQPRVDTGVTIVTPDNLDTEEARALLNPPLAEYLQ from the coding sequence ATGCGAATGCAGCCTGTGTGGATGTCTCTGATTCTGGCCGTCACGATGGCGGCGTGCGGGGGAGGCTCCGGGCCCGCGTCCGACGCCGACAAGAGCGGCGCGGGAACGGCGGGGTACCACGTGGCGGTGATTCCCAAGGGCACCACGCACGAGTTCTGGAACAGCATCCACGCGGGCGCGGTCAAGGCGCAGCGCGAGCTCGCGTCCAGGGGTGTGGCCGTGCGGCTCACGTGGAAGGGGCCCATTCGCGAAGACGATCGCGAGCAGCAGATCCAGGTGGTCGAAGGCTTCCTCAGCCAGGGCGTGAGCGGCGTCGTCCTCGCGCCGCTCGACGCGAGCGCGCTCGTGCGTCCGGTCCAGGAGGCGAAACGGGCCGGCATCCCCACGGTGGTCATCGACTCGGCGCTCGCATCGGATGACGCGGTGAGCTTCGTGGCGACAGACAACGAGAAGGGCGGTGCGCTCGCGGCAGACAGGCTCGGCGCGTTGCTGCAGGGCAAGGGCCGCGTGCTGGTGCTGCGCTATCAGGAAGGCTCGGCGAGCACCGAGGCGCGCGAGAGGGGCTTCCTCGATCGCCTGCGCGCTCAATACCCGGGCATCACGCTCGTGTCGTCCGATCAGTATGCCGGCCCGACGCGCGACACGGCCAAGCGAGCGTCGGAGAACCTGCTCAATCGGTTCGGCAACCAGATCGACGGTGTCTTCACGCCCAACGAGTCGTCGACGGCGGGCATGCTGCTCGCGCTTCAGGACGTGGGCAAGGCCGGTCAGATCCGCTTTGTCGGCTTCGACTCGAGCGAAGCGTTCGTCACCGCCATGCGCGCCAGGCAGCTCGATGGCGTGGTGCTCCAGAACCCGTTCGAGATGGGCTATCAGGGTGTGCTGACGATGGTCGCCCATCTTCAGGGCAACACCATCCAGCCGCGCGTCGACACAGGCGTCACCATCGTCACGCCCGACAACCTCGACACGGAGGAAGCGCGCGCACTGCTCAACCCTCCACTGGCGGAGTACCTGCAGTAG
- a CDS encoding altronate dehydratase: MVDPLSAFAIQVDARDNVAVARVPVPRGTRVQAGGRIVDVRDDITPGHRFALVEVPAGDFVRQYGQPIGTSLGVEAGALISRANMSNDVPVVRELDERMQTPAPDYVPEAARATFMGYRRPDGRVGIRNWVLIVPTSMCAAHEAVQIATVAEFTIFDKARFPNVDGVVAIPHNKGCGCSDGSNIEVMLRTLASYAEHPNVGGVVFIGLGCEKTNLTVMERFLNDMNRPLNKPVARIGIQEAGGTQGSVKRGLEAVEAMLPIVNQITRTEAPISELSLGVKCGGSDGFSGLSANPALGRAADELVRQGGTVLITEVPEFCGAEHILAWRARDAATGHAVYEMVDWYKDYASKFGTVLNENPSPGNVAGGLLNITIKSLGAIAKAGTTRVEGVVGYAERPSGRGLYLMQGPGYDQESTPGLIASGAQLVVFTTGRGTTIGNAIAPVLKLASNNAIFERMKNDIDMSAGDVIDGTATIDEVGLGVFEHVRRVASGEILGKSEENKHREFQVWAEQSVSL, encoded by the coding sequence GTGGTTGACCCTCTCTCGGCGTTCGCGATTCAGGTGGATGCGCGTGACAACGTGGCCGTGGCGCGAGTGCCGGTGCCACGGGGGACGCGCGTGCAGGCCGGTGGTCGCATCGTCGACGTGCGCGACGACATCACGCCGGGGCACCGGTTCGCGCTCGTGGAGGTGCCGGCCGGCGACTTCGTGCGGCAGTACGGACAGCCCATCGGGACGTCGCTCGGCGTGGAGGCCGGCGCGCTGATTTCGCGCGCGAACATGTCCAACGACGTGCCCGTCGTGCGCGAACTCGACGAGCGGATGCAGACGCCGGCTCCCGACTATGTCCCCGAGGCGGCGCGCGCCACGTTCATGGGCTATCGACGCCCCGACGGACGCGTGGGCATCCGCAACTGGGTGCTGATCGTGCCGACGAGCATGTGCGCGGCGCACGAGGCCGTGCAGATCGCGACGGTCGCCGAGTTCACGATCTTCGACAAGGCGCGATTCCCCAACGTCGACGGCGTGGTCGCCATCCCGCACAACAAGGGATGCGGCTGCTCGGACGGATCGAACATCGAGGTGATGCTGCGCACGCTCGCGTCGTACGCGGAGCACCCCAACGTCGGCGGCGTCGTCTTCATCGGGCTCGGGTGCGAGAAGACGAACCTCACCGTGATGGAGCGGTTCCTGAACGACATGAACCGGCCGCTCAACAAGCCCGTTGCACGCATCGGGATCCAGGAAGCCGGCGGCACGCAGGGTTCGGTGAAACGCGGGCTCGAGGCGGTCGAGGCGATGCTGCCCATCGTCAATCAGATCACGCGGACCGAAGCGCCGATCAGCGAACTGTCGCTCGGCGTGAAGTGCGGGGGCTCCGACGGATTCTCGGGCCTCTCGGCCAATCCCGCACTCGGACGCGCGGCTGATGAACTCGTGCGGCAGGGCGGCACGGTACTCATCACCGAGGTCCCCGAGTTCTGCGGCGCCGAGCACATCCTCGCGTGGCGCGCGCGAGACGCCGCGACGGGGCACGCCGTCTACGAGATGGTGGACTGGTACAAGGACTACGCCTCGAAGTTCGGCACGGTCCTCAACGAGAACCCGAGCCCCGGCAACGTCGCGGGCGGACTCCTCAACATCACCATCAAGTCGCTCGGCGCCATCGCGAAGGCCGGCACGACGCGCGTGGAAGGCGTGGTCGGCTATGCCGAGCGTCCGTCGGGACGTGGGCTGTACCTGATGCAGGGCCCCGGTTACGACCAGGAGTCGACGCCGGGACTCATCGCGTCCGGCGCGCAGCTGGTCGTGTTCACCACCGGGCGTGGTACCACCATCGGCAACGCGATCGCGCCCGTGCTCAAGCTGGCCTCCAACAACGCCATCTTCGAGCGCATGAAGAACGACATCGACATGTCCGCCGGCGACGTCATCGACGGCACCGCGACGATCGACGAGGTCGGCCTCGGCGTGTTCGAGCACGTCCGCCGCGTGGCCAGCGGAGAGATCCTGGGCAAGTCCGAGGAGAACAAGCACCGCGAGTTCCAGGTCTGGGCGGAGCAGAGTGTCTCCCTCTAA